One Symphalangus syndactylus isolate Jambi chromosome 20, NHGRI_mSymSyn1-v2.1_pri, whole genome shotgun sequence DNA segment encodes these proteins:
- the LOC134735376 gene encoding gap junction alpha-3 protein-like: MSDVSLPWRSPRSRVSSLRTSGGNRTSSGGGGGSHLKPPTLGSSSKNETPIRLAPREDIDDSPPSPPGRAIPGSRERVARWLSPGRSAASCPRSPPRSPGHGRRVAAALRGRSSPASGGRGRSRHSRHTEKERQGLLPETASRRQPPPTLPVPQVRAQPAASQPGSGRASRAPRGRAGPGGLGRGGSPRTLHVARARFLLLCYFPGLPRTPSRPASIARN, from the coding sequence ATGTCCGATGTCTCGCTGCCTTGGAGGTCTCCCCGCTCGCGTGTCTCTTCTCTTCGCACCAGCGGCGGAAACCGCActagcagcggcggcggcggcggcagccaCCTGAAGCCACCAACACTGGGCTCTTCCAGCAAAAACGAGACCCCGATTCGCCTGGCGCCCCGAGAAGACATAGACGATAGCCCCCCCTCCCCGCCGGGCCGTGCAATTCCGGGCTCCCGGGAGCGCGTGGCTCGCTGGCTAAGCCCAGGCAGGTCCGCGGCAAGTTGCCCTCGAAGTCCGCCCCGCTCACCGGGGCACGGTCGGAGGGTGGCTGCTGCGCTCCGGGGCCGTTCTTCTCCTGCTTCCGGGGGGCGGGGAAGGAGCAGACACAgcagacacacagagaaagagaggcagggaTTATTGCCCGAAACCGCCAGCCGCCGGCAGCCTCCGCCGACCCTCCCTGTTCCCCAAGTCCGCGCGCAGCCCGCCGCCTCTCAGCCGGGTTCCGGCCGTGCGTCCAGGGCGCCCAGGGGAagggctgggcccgggggacTGGGGCGCGGTGGGAGCCCACGGACCCTCCACGTCGCGCGCGCGCGTTTCCTGCTCCTCTGCTATTTTCCTGGACTCCCCAGAACCCCCAGTCGCCCGGCTTCCATCGCCCGCAACTAG